Within the Pirellulales bacterium genome, the region AAGGCGGCCGTGAGGAATCCGCGTCGTAGACGATTGGTAGGCGATCCCGGTCCAGCAAATACCCACCACCACGGTTGTGCAAATGAACAACCTATCGCAGCAGAAAGCAACGCCGACCCGCTCTTCCGATAATCGAGAGCGGACAGAAATGTTCCGCCAGGGAAGAAAATGCGGTCTACGATCCATGTGAAGGCTGCGATCACGAACACATTCAGCCAACCAGCACTCCGCATCACCTTGTTCTGATATCCACGAATCAACGAAATGATTGTGACGCTGAATAGGTATGCTAGAATCAGAAAGAGAAGATTTTCAGTAATTTTCATTATTTGATAATCGGTCGATCGCTGGTTGCCGAAATCGTGGTTCGTTTACTCGCTGAAGCGGTGTCCCTTATCCAACGTCTCTTACGTTCAGCGAATAATCGATCAACGTCAACATTTGTGCTAGCTCGATGGACGAGTGCGCCTGCATCTTTCGGAGGATGCTGGCACGGCGGAAATCAATACTTCGGAGGCTCAGATCAAGTAGATTCGCGATTGCTTTATTTGGCTTGCAAGCCAACATCAATTGCATCACTTGATGTTCTTGGGCGGTCAATTGGGTCACACGCGTTCGGATATCATTACGGATTGACTCGTCGAGTCGCCGCACACGATCTTTCTCGATGCATACCTGGATCGCTTCCCATAGTTCAAGCGGGTGACAAGGTTTCTGGAAAAAATCGACCGCACCCAGTTTCATGGAGCGCACAGCGATTGCAAGGTCGGCCTCAGTAGCAGTCATAATGATGGGCAACGAACAGTGCGCGACGGACATGCGCTCCTGCAACTGTATTCCACTCATGCCCGGAAGTTCGAGCTCGATGATGGCGCAGCCACAAAAATGAGCTTCATGCGTCCTCCAGAAATCCTCTCCGGAAGCAAACTGTTCGACCTGTAAATTGTGTGGGCGCACCACCTCGGTAATAAATTGCACTGATTGAGCGTCCGAATCGACGATGAATATCCTTGGATGATAGCCGTTCATCACGATACTTTCGCTGGAATTTAAGCTCCGACTCATCGTTGCAGACATGGAGTGAATCTCCTACTGGACCATTTGCCTGACAAGTTGCGTATACTCAGGTTTTTCTAGCGCGTGAAGCTGATCGACATTCAGCCCAAGGGCGACTGCTTGCTGATAGGCTTGCTTGGCTTGTTCAATTTCTTGCAATCGAAACCTAGCCAAAGACAAGTGAAACCACCTCGGTGCGGTGGGTTGATCGGCGAGTGCCGCCGAGAAATCTGCCACAGCGGCATCTGGTTTGTTCATCGCTAATAGAACTGTGCCGCGAGAATCCAAGAGCGCGCCCAGTGGGCCGGCGATTTGAACGGCCTGGTTGATGAGCGGCTGCGCTAAACCTGGTTCACCGCGGTAAGTCAGTAGCAACGCCAGATCATTCAGCGCCACGATATCTTTGGCGTCGACTTCCAAGGCATGATGATAGGCCTCCGTTGCTTCATTGAAACGAGACTGAAATTCATACAAGCCACCCAGTGCCGTAGATAGTTGGTGAGCCTGAGGATGTTTTGCCAGCTCGTTGCGGATTTCCAATTCCACTTGGTCGCGCTGGCTGTCTGAAGCTGCCGACTGTGAAACTACGGCCGCGGCCGCCACCAAGGCATCCGTCGAGCCGGATTCCTTGGTCCATTCCGCACAAATCTCCAGTGCTTCATCGACGCGCTTTTCACGCGAGAGAAATCTAACGGCAGCCGCTCTTAGCTTGGGATCGTGCTGGCAGGCGACCCGATATAATCGCTGTGCCTCGTTAATCAGCGGCTGTGCGGCAGAAGCATC harbors:
- a CDS encoding response regulator, which translates into the protein MSATMSRSLNSSESIVMNGYHPRIFIVDSDAQSVQFITEVVRPHNLQVEQFASGEDFWRTHEAHFCGCAIIELELPGMSGIQLQERMSVAHCSLPIIMTATEADLAIAVRSMKLGAVDFFQKPCHPLELWEAIQVCIEKDRVRRLDESIRNDIRTRVTQLTAQEHQVMQLMLACKPNKAIANLLDLSLRSIDFRRASILRKMQAHSSIELAQMLTLIDYSLNVRDVG